Sequence from the Christiangramia fulva genome:
TTTGTGATTTAAGCCTGTTGCAATAGAGCGAAGCTCTTGAGGCTCCCATCCTCCGGTTGGCTCTCCTGTTTTAGGATTCCGACCTTCCAGGGTGTACCAGTAAACCTGCCCCAGGGCTGTGGCATCCGGTCCTAATGCAGGTTGAACGCCGGGTGGCAAGGTGCCGGCAGGGAGAGAATTCAACTTCTCTAAAATTCTGGACCGGCTCCAGTAGAATTCTACATTTTCTTCAAAAATTATATATATACTAGAGAGGCCAAAGAGGGAACTACTGCGTACTGTTTTAACTCCAGGAACTCCTAAAAGTGTAGTAGTGAGGGGATAGGTGATTTGATCTTCAATATCCTGGGGCGATTTGCCCATCCACTCCGTATAGACAATCTGCTGATTTTCACCAATATCGGGTATAGCATCTACGGGAACGGGATCCCTTGGCATCCAGTCAAGGTTCCAGTTAAAAGGTGCTGTAGCTACTCCCCAGGCCATTAAGGCAACCGTAAGTAAAGCGGTCACCAATTTGTTCTCTAAAAAGAACTTTATAGTTTTATTAAGCATTTCGTTTTAATTCTGAATTAATACTCTTTTGAAGCTGCACGGTTGCAACATCAAAAAAAACTCTGCTCCGGCGGTAAAGCACCAGAGCCTAATTATTAATTCAGAATCAAATTAAGAAGGTCTCGTTCAATATGTGGATTTCCTGAACGATTAAGGGAGGTATATACTTAGTATAAGGAATATCTTTCGCAGGCAGTTCTTCAAAAAGCCCGCTAAATGAATAAGCAAAACTTACAAGAAATACTTGCTGATCAAAACTAAGATCGTAAAAGGGTATCTTCAAATCTTTCTGACCATCAATAGCTATAGAATCATCATAACAACCTTTCTCATCAGCTACTCCGGAATCATGTTCCATTCCGCAGGTATCAGCTTCAAAAAAGACTGATTGGTCCACAAGAAAATCACCACAAAAATGTTGATGTACGGTAAAAGACATTGTAGACAGGAACATTAAAAATGCCAGAGCCGAAGATGATATTTTGTAGAGTGAAGATTTCACTATGTTCCTTCCTTTTACGCCAAAAAGAGATTTTTGACTGCTTTATGAATTAAAAGCCGGCTTTTTTACCAGCGATATTTCCAAAATTATATATTTTTTACTCTTTAAAACATGACATATATCATGTTTTGAGAAATGAATGGCAGAAAATTTTCTCATTTTGTGCAAAATCCTGCCTGTGAACGTAAATCACCATATAGGACATGCCTCATAAAAATTTTAGAAAAAAATTGTAAAGGGGAGTTCGCCATAGAACGAAACTAGTTATTTTTTGGATTGGTTTAATTTGAGTAAAGATTTGAGCACAGGATTTATCCATTTACACCAGAAAAGATTTCAAAGCACCTTAATAATAAAAATTTCAAATAATGAAATTCACAAAAACATTTAGTATTTTTTATTTATCCTTATTGGCCTTCACCACAATTTCCTGTGTAGAGGAAAAAAAGGAAAATGTTGCTCCTGGGAAATATAGGTGAATGAAGATTCTGAAGCTGAAAAAACAGCATCTACAAATTCAGATAATCCAAGCGGTTCAATTTCAGTTTTACCTCAGAACCTATTCAAATCTATTTTTCGTTTTTCTTCTTTATTTTTATAATCTGACGGAATTACACCTGTAGGCTTTTTAAACTGAGTTGATAAGTAAGTAGCACTACTATATCCCATCTCATGAGCAATCTCTGAAATAGTAAGCTCGTTATACTCCAATAGCTCCTTTATTCTTTCTATTTTTACTTCACTATGGAACTTCTGAATATTCTTTCCCTCAAGTTTGGTAAAGATATGAGTAAGATGACTATAATCGTAGTGCAAACGGTTGATCAACAGATCTGAAATCTTCTGTTCTCCAAAATCTTCCTCCTTGTAAATGCGCGCAATTATTATTGATTTTATCTGATTCACCAGTCGCTCATTTTTTTCAAAAATAAGCTCAAATCCCACTTTGTGCAATTGCTCCTGGAGCAACGGGAACTCAAGATCAGAGAGATCCCTTTCCAACTCTGCTTCTCCCAAAGACACTCTCTTAAAAGGAATTTTTAATGCAGTCAATATTTCTCTTACGCTCCTCTTGCATCGCTGGCAAACCACATTTTTAATCTGAATAACTCTATGATTTTCAATATTGATCGAATTCCTGTCAATTAAAATTTCCTTTTTCATGGTTGATGGTTGGTTAGTTAGTTCTTTAGGTTGTACGCTTAGTCATTCATTCACTGTCACTCGGTCCTGACCTGAAAAGGAATACTAATTTTCTTTCTTTCCCAGGTGAGAGAAATTGCTCCTTCATCACTTTCTATTTTTTCAACTTCATAAGTCAGCGCCTCCTGGACATTCTCCAGCGTCTCAGAATGAACTTCCAAAACAACTACGTTTTCTTTTTCATCATATTCATCCTTTCCATGCTGATCCCAACGGGAATTGAACATGACTTTCCAATTTTCTTTTCCGGGAACTGTAAAAAAAGCATACTTCCCGGCAGGCAATATTTTATCACCAATTAGCAAATCCTTACTGGTTTCTATCCAGGTAGCTTTGTGTGCCCCAGCTTGCCAAACTGTGTTGTAGCCAACCAGTCCGCCAAAAATTATCCTGTCACGCACGCGTGGTGAAGAATAATCTATATGAATATGAGCGCCATCAATTATGGCCATGGTACTGGTATGCGGACTTAACACCTTTTTTTTTGTGTTGCCACCTTTTCGGCCTGGTGGTTTTCATGTTGCGCCTGCATCCCACTTGTGGAAAATAATACAAGCAGCACGTAAATATATGCTCGTTCCGGCATTTTTCCTGGTAAACGTTTTTATTAATGCCATATACACGGAAATTAATACCAATTTTTGGACGAACCTTTTCGGTACTGACGTGGGTAGTGATTTTTTTGCCCCGGTAGTTGAACTGGGATCCATCGGGTTTATCTTTTTCCTGAAGTTTAAACTTTACAGGCGGGCAACTTCTTTTACACTAAGACTTTTTACATCATGAAAACACCTTATCAAAATATATATTCCGTGTTAAAGTTAAACAGGTTTGTAATTATTGCTGTAGTTATTTGCGCATTCTCTTCGAGCATCTTTTCGGGATGGATAGCATTTTCAATCAATAAAAAAGCACTAAACAGTGCCTTTGCGGTTAATACAAACGGAGAGGTAATCCCGTTAAAACTGGTTTCCCAAAAAGAAAACTTCAAGGTGGAAGCACTGGCACATTTGGAGTTATTTCACAATTACTTCTATAACATCGATGCCAGCAATTATGAGAAAAATCTTGAAAAAGCACTTTGGCTGGGAAATAGCTCTGTCGATAATCTATACCGTCAGAAGAAAGCTGATGGTGTTTACAACAGATTAATTCAATATTCACTGGTTCAAAAGGTACTTAGTGTTAACTCTGAACTGGAGGAACAAGAAGAAAAGTACAGCTTTAAAACCACAACAATTTTTGAGATCAACCGCGGATCTGTAATTGACACTTATGAGCTGGTTTCCACAGGAAACCTGATCACTGTAGATCGAAATTTCCCAAACAACCCACACGGGTTGCTTATCACCAACTACTTTGAAAACACTTTAAAGAAACTAGATAATGAAAATTAAGAAGAATAAAATAGTGTTTGGGACTGTAATCGCAGTAATATTCATATTTCTAATTTCCTATTCGCTTATGATTCTTGGCGATGACAAAAGTGAAAGCCAAAATTTGAAACAAACCTTGGTGCCTGAACTAGAACAGGAATCGAAGGAATACGATTCTAAACTTGATGCCATAAATGATTTGAGGGAAGTGCGGGAAACCAACGCTCCCAGTATCTACGATGAGAAGCTGATAGATTCCCTGGGTTTTTATGACTCAGATTTAACCGAAAAGGAAAAGGAAAGGATTGTTGACAGTATCTATGAATCCGGACGTATAAAATATTCAGAAGGAATACACCAGGAATTCAGTCCAGAACAAAAATTAGATACCCCCACTGCTCGAGTGGCAAGTGAGGAGACAGAGAAAGAGCAGAAAATCGAGACCAAAGAGATGGGATTGGAGCATCAACTGTTCTTTGCCTCCTCCCCTACTTCAGATAGTAAGCTTATTGCTTCGGATATCCCTTCGGTTGTATATGCTGTGGTGGATGGAAACCAGGTCGTAAAAGCCAATTCCAGACTCCGGATGCGCTTGACATCCACTGCAAAGATCAATGATCAATGGATTCCCAAAAATACTGTTGTCTATGGTTTTATCAGTTTTCAGCCGAACAGGACACTGGTCGAAGTTGAAAATATAGACCATCATCCGGTAAACCTGAAGTCGTTCGACCTCCAGGATGGCAGCGAAGGTATTTACGTGGAAAACAGTTTCCGCGCCGAGGCAACCAGTGAAGTCCTGGATGATATTATTCAGGACATAAACATTCCAAGTGTGCCACAAATTAGTGGAATAACCAAGGTACTTAGGCGCAACAACCGGAACGTAAAAGTAACCGTACTCAATGATTACAAACTCATTTTAAAACCAGGTTTATGAAAACAAATGTATTATTTCTATTGTTCCTCACCGCTTGTGCATTTCACCCCAGTTTGGCACAAGAAAGAAAAATCCTCGACACCATTTTTGCAAATGACCAAAAGAATGTGGCTCTGTTCTTTCCGAAACCTATAAGGCAGGGAATAACAGGTTCTGACAATTTTGTTTTTACATATAACCGGGAAGCGGAACAGCATTTTGGACTCTTACAGGCCAAACCCGGAAAAGAAAGTAATCTTCTGGTAATCAACTCAAACGGCTCTATTTTTTCTTATATTTTAAAATATAAGGAACACCTTGATCAGCTGAATTATTTTGTTTTAAAATCTGACACCATAGGCAATGAAAAACCTGAGGTCATCGGTGAATCGCGGGTAACCAAGGAAGAGCCTAAAGAAAGCGACAAAACCTACTACTACGACAAATTTTGCTCCTTTCTGGTTGAACGCAAACAGAAAATAGGGGGGCTAAAAAAACGGAATCAGGATATCGTCTTAACTGTTGAAAATATTGTATTTGATAAAGAAGAACTGTATTTCGTTATCCATATAGAAAATAAATCGTCCCTGGATTATGATTTAAATTTTCTGAATGTGGGAATTGAGACCAGGCAAAAAGGTAAAAAGAAATCTTCTCAGACCATTTATCAAGAACCAATATTTACATATGGTCTGCCCACTAGAGTCAAAGAAGGTGAAACAGAGAAACTGATCTATGTGCTACCAAAATTTTCTTTGGGAGATGACCGTAGGGTAGTACTGGAACTGAATGAAAAAAATGGCGGGAGAAATATTAAATTAAAAGTACCACATAAACATATCAATAATCCTAATTAAAAAGCGTCATGAAAAGAATCCTCCTTTATTCTGTCATTCTAGCTTTGGTAGGTTGTAATGAAAAGAAAATGGCCCACACAGAGACCGCTAAAATTGTTGCAGAAAGTTTCTACTACAAGGACAATGCTACCCTGAAAAAACATACCACCACCGAAAGTTATGCCATTTTATCAAGCCTCCAGGATTTATTTGCTGAAGATGAAAAATCCGAAATCAACTTTGAAGTCATTGAGGATCCATTAATAGTGACGTAGCCTGGGTGCGCTATTCTACTTCGTTCGAAGAAAAACCGAGCATTTTCAAGTTAGTTAAAGAAGATGGGCAGTGGAAGGTAACAGAGCAGAAACCGCGGGAGGAAGAACCATTTTAATTTAACATTTTGCTATCCGATTTTCGAGTGCTGTGATTTTAAATTACATTAGTGGCCCTAAATGATAGAAACCCTCCACTTTATGGAATTAGAAATCCGACAAATTGCCATACATTATTTAGAAAAAGAAGCTAAAAAAACGATGGCTGATATTGATTACTCCGACCAGCCGTTGGAAAAAAATGAATTTGCTTTAAATCTTATTGAACAAGTCCATAAGGCAGTAAATATCAGTCCAAGCTTAAAAAATGCATCCTTTAAGGAAGATGAAGAAAATAAATTTACCCTCACACTAAAGGATTATATAGAAAATCCATCAGATGATAATTTTTCCTCATTTACACATTCTTTAGATATATTGAGAGAAAAGGTTGCCAAAGAACCTTTTGCGGTAGGGGGATATTATCTCTTCGCGGATTATACTATTCAAAAAGTCAGATATCTTTCAGTAATACTGCTTAGAAAAAAATCCGGGATAAACATTATTAAAAAGGAAGGGGCTTACGTTTTAGATAGTACTGAAAACATAAATATTGAGAAAATAGCGATGGGAGTGAGGCTTAACTTCAGTATCTACAATTCCCAATCAGATGATCGCAATTATTTAGCTTTAATAACCACTCAACAAGACGGGGAAGTGTCAGGTTATTTTAAAGATTGGGTACTTGCAGCAGGCTTAATTAAGAATTCTGTAAATACTGAAAACATGATTAAGCTAATTAAAACAATTCCTTTACCAGTGGACGAAGAGGGCAAAGAACTTTTTAGTCGCGGAGAATTCAATAAAGCTATATTTGAGCAGGTAAACAATAGAAAAGATAAGCGTGTTAATTTATTTGAACTAGGGGCTACTTTCTATGGCGAAGAAAACAGAAATTCTCTTCGAGATTTTGCCGATTCTAACGGGATAACTATAGATTCTGAATTCAAAAGAGACGCACCGAAATGGAAATCGTTGATTTCCATAAAGGCATCAGTTCCAGGAATTAATATAAATGTTGACTTTGATCAATTTGGGCAACATGGAGTGCAAATAAAAAATGGTAAGGTGATTATAAATTCCGAAGAACTGGCTAACTCTATGCAGGAGCAATATGATCAATACTAAGACCGGAAATAAAAATATTGATACATTTTTAGAATGTTATAATAAGAACCTTAAATCTGGTTCACCCAGATATGATGGTAGTAGATTGATACTAAATATTAAGTCTGATTTTCAGGAAGCAATATCAAATATTGAAAATGTTTTTTATGAGGTGAACACGCTGGTGGCAGGTTCAATTGAAATTAAGTTATCTTCTTGTAAAATTACCAATGTCAGCTTTTTTTTTGGCACGAATGATTTTTCTCAAAAATATGACCGCATAAAAAAGAACTTCATTCTTCAAAATATAATTATATTAAATAGTAGCGGACATCATATCCTGAAGAAAGAATATGACACCTATGACGAAGGCAATGCTGTCATTTACAATATTCATGAGTATCATCAGATTTTGGACTACTTCTTACGTACCCCGGAATTTACTCCATATAAGAGCGATACAGATAATCAATTTACCCTGATAAGTAAAACCCACGGCGTATTTAATGTAGGATACAACTTGCCTGATGTTACTTTCTTTCAGAACGTGAATCTAAACGGCTTATTCAGCCGATTCCAAGAACAATTTGAAAAGAAAGAATTTATACAATTTTTTAAGGAGATTGTAATAGCAGGAGTACATAATACTCCTGAAGAAAAACGGTATAATGAAATTATCAGAGAACATAATAGTCTTCTGAATCTCGCTAAAAGAGATTATGAAACCTACGTCTCAAATTTTGCTTTTGATAAAATCAAATCAGAATTTAAAGAAGAGAGAGGGAAATATTTTGAAACTATCGATCGAAATATAGATTCGATTGGTAAGCAAGTAATATCATTCCCTCTTACGTTTGGGGCGACCGTATTCGCAAGTTATAAGGTAAAGGATCAACCTGAATTTTTAATTCTCATACTTGCGGCATATTTACTCTATACAATTATAGCTTTTCTAATCCTAAGAATGACCGCTTATAATGTAAAATGCCTTTGTAAAGACGTTAACGACGAAGAACTAACGATTCAAAAATCTTATGGAGTAATTTATGAGGGGTTCAAATCAGATTTTAAAAAAATTAAGCATAAAATATTAAACCTTCGGTTTATCATTGGTGTGTTATACTTTGTACTAATAATGTTATTACTCCTTTTTACAATTTTCACTTTTTATTATATCGATATAGATTATTTATCCTATTTAATAGAATGAGATCGGTCAATTTAAGCACAGTCAAACTACAATTTAAAGACTCGTTTACACCGCTCTATTTTTTTTAAAATTTTCCACTTGTTCAAAGATTTCCTCACAAATCTCATCTCGTTCTATCGGTGGATAACCATGTTGATCAGGCAATAAAAAGTCCGACTTTAGGGCCAATTTCATGTCTTTTCTTTTGCTCCAGTCCGGGAATTTTGGAAGAAGGAATCTTTAGGCAAGTCTTCATTCACCAAAAATAGACTTTGCTTCAGAATAAATTTTATTAAAATTCTCCTTTAGTTCAGCCTGCGAAAATATTCTATATTTCTCAGGAAGCTGTCTTGAAATATCAGGAAGTTTGAACTGGACCTTTTTATCCTCCCCATCCGCATAGGTAATAAACTCTCCCTGCTTTAAACGAAAAAAGGCATCTGCCCTTATTTTAGGAATTTCCCGTTCCCCGATAGTAATTCGGGTATCAAAATCAAGGCTGTATCCTCGGTTGATACTGGTAGTTTCTTTTTTCACTATTTCGAAGAAGCGTTCATAATATTTAGCCGTGTTTGGATCATTCACCTTCCCGAAAAATTGATAGGAAAGGTTACTTAAAATTGCTTTACTAGCTTTATCACCATACATCATATCGTTTTGAATCTTGTCCTGCATTACGTAAATGGTCGCTATATCGTAACTTCTCAAGGTAGCCGGAATGCGATGCATATTCAATAACCGAATGGTTGGTGCTTCTTCCATCAACAAGAAAGACGGCTTAGAATTGCGCACACTCATTTGTTTAATAACCGTATGGATAATCGCGGCAATAACAGGAGAATAGGATGTTTCAAATTTTGGATTGTTCACGACTGAAATTACAGCAGGATTTTCCGGATTATTAATATTTAATGGCACTTCATCTGCAGACAGGGCCATAAAAATATTTTGGGTGCTTATGCGTTTCAGAGCATTGGCCAGAGTACTTTTCACTCCAGCAGTCTGTCGTTCAGAATCTTTGCCGCTAATAAACGCGTCTGCCATTGCCCTGGATGTTGTGTTGGTCTCTAAAAATTTTATGAGACTATCGGTATCCAAAAATTGGTAAATAGCGATTAGATGGGGTAAAGTGCAAAAGTTAGGATAGGATGTTTTCAGTTTCCAGATCAATCCGCCAATCA
This genomic interval carries:
- a CDS encoding HYC_CC_PP family protein; translation: MKSSLYKISSSALAFLMFLSTMSFTVHQHFCGDFLVDQSVFFEADTCGMEHDSGVADEKGCYDDSIAIDGQKDLKIPFYDLSFDQQVFLVSFAYSFSGLFEELPAKDIPYTKYIPPLIVQEIHILNETFLI
- a CDS encoding helix-turn-helix domain-containing protein codes for the protein MKKEILIDRNSINIENHRVIQIKNVVCQRCKRSVREILTALKIPFKRVSLGEAELERDLSDLEFPLLQEQLHKVGFELIFEKNERLVNQIKSIIIARIYKEEDFGEQKISDLLINRLHYDYSHLTHIFTKLEGKNIQKFHSEVKIERIKELLEYNELTISEIAHEMGYSSATYLSTQFKKPTGVIPSDYKNKEEKRKIDLNRF
- a CDS encoding DUF2911 domain-containing protein yields the protein MAIIDGAHIHIDYSSPRVRDRIIFGGLVGYNTVWQAGAHKATWIETSKDLLIGDKILPAGKYAFFTVPGKENWKVMFNSRWDQHGKDEYDEKENVVVLEVHSETLENVQEALTYEVEKIESDEGAISLTWERKKISIPFQVRTE
- a CDS encoding conjugal transfer protein TraK, yielding MKTPYQNIYSVLKLNRFVIIAVVICAFSSSIFSGWIAFSINKKALNSAFAVNTNGEVIPLKLVSQKENFKVEALAHLELFHNYFYNIDASNYEKNLEKALWLGNSSVDNLYRQKKADGVYNRLIQYSLVQKVLSVNSELEEQEEKYSFKTTTIFEINRGSVIDTYELVSTGNLITVDRNFPNNPHGLLITNYFENTLKKLDNEN
- the traM gene encoding conjugative transposon protein TraM; amino-acid sequence: MKIKKNKIVFGTVIAVIFIFLISYSLMILGDDKSESQNLKQTLVPELEQESKEYDSKLDAINDLREVRETNAPSIYDEKLIDSLGFYDSDLTEKEKERIVDSIYESGRIKYSEGIHQEFSPEQKLDTPTARVASEETEKEQKIETKEMGLEHQLFFASSPTSDSKLIASDIPSVVYAVVDGNQVVKANSRLRMRLTSTAKINDQWIPKNTVVYGFISFQPNRTLVEVENIDHHPVNLKSFDLQDGSEGIYVENSFRAEATSEVLDDIIQDINIPSVPQISGITKVLRRNNRNVKVTVLNDYKLILKPGL
- a CDS encoding DUF4138 domain-containing protein — its product is MKTNVLFLLFLTACAFHPSLAQERKILDTIFANDQKNVALFFPKPIRQGITGSDNFVFTYNREAEQHFGLLQAKPGKESNLLVINSNGSIFSYILKYKEHLDQLNYFVLKSDTIGNEKPEVIGESRVTKEEPKESDKTYYYDKFCSFLVERKQKIGGLKKRNQDIVLTVENIVFDKEELYFVIHIENKSSLDYDLNFLNVGIETRQKGKKKSSQTIYQEPIFTYGLPTRVKEGETEKLIYVLPKFSLGDDRRVVLELNEKNGGRNIKLKVPHKHINNPN
- a CDS encoding nucleoid-associated protein, which encodes MELEIRQIAIHYLEKEAKKTMADIDYSDQPLEKNEFALNLIEQVHKAVNISPSLKNASFKEDEENKFTLTLKDYIENPSDDNFSSFTHSLDILREKVAKEPFAVGGYYLFADYTIQKVRYLSVILLRKKSGINIIKKEGAYVLDSTENINIEKIAMGVRLNFSIYNSQSDDRNYLALITTQQDGEVSGYFKDWVLAAGLIKNSVNTENMIKLIKTIPLPVDEEGKELFSRGEFNKAIFEQVNNRKDKRVNLFELGATFYGEENRNSLRDFADSNGITIDSEFKRDAPKWKSLISIKASVPGININVDFDQFGQHGVQIKNGKVIINSEELANSMQEQYDQY
- a CDS encoding type IV secretory system conjugative DNA transfer family protein codes for the protein MQLANPLHILLMIVLTISVFYALYRLSKYAFLINIMLLFGILAFTFYPHNAIKALLYLGCPLLLVNTVFYVFRHKPDLKQNTSEKYRVTFKTDKKSFKIENIRRGASIIGSAGSGKTESVVYGFLKHFQEHNFCGVIHDYKDFELTEMAYPLFKNPDIPFRIISFDKIIHRVNPIAPRYLENEESVNEISRVLIENLLEQRESGTTGTSKFFNDAAEGLIGGLIWKLKTSYPNFCTLPHLIAIYQFLDTDSLIKFLETNTTSRAMADAFISGKDSERQTAGVKSTLANALKRISTQNIFMALSADEVPLNINNPENPAVISVVNNPKFETSYSPVIAAIIHTVIKQMSVRNSKPSFLLMEEAPTIRLLNMHRIPATLRSYDIATIYVMQDKIQNDMMYGDKASKAILSNLSYQFFGKVNDPNTAKYYERFFEIVKKETTSINRGYSLDFDTRITIGEREIPKIRADAFFRLKQGEFITYADGEDKKVQFKLPDISRQLPEKYRIFSQAELKENFNKIYSEAKSIFGE